A genomic stretch from Bacteroidota bacterium includes:
- a CDS encoding universal stress protein, with protein sequence TVIAKKLFKVIQLIHVIKPNLPQPEKERIRQELSTITEKATQKSGIQTTFVTKEGSIFSTISNYATDTKPFLVFMGTHGIKGYQKIFGSWALKVIIGSEVPFFVVQRKPKPDEEFAHIVYPIDFKNENKEMLYGAIGFGKFFNSTIHLFLDTPNDRSLVQKVNVNKNFAIRFLNQYNLQYELHNSKHGGSFSKKTIEFAHEINADVLLTLTTKYITFADYMLGAPEQKTLVNPYQIPVITFNPKASFASVGQFMFGRT encoded by the coding sequence CTACGGTCATTGCCAAAAAACTATTTAAGGTAATTCAGTTGATTCATGTAATCAAGCCAAATCTCCCCCAACCTGAAAAAGAAAGAATCAGACAGGAATTAAGTACCATTACGGAAAAGGCTACTCAAAAAAGTGGCATTCAAACTACCTTTGTAACTAAAGAAGGTTCAATTTTTTCAACCATTTCGAACTACGCGACCGATACAAAACCCTTTCTGGTTTTCATGGGGACCCATGGGATAAAAGGTTATCAAAAAATTTTTGGCAGTTGGGCTTTGAAAGTTATCATAGGCTCTGAAGTCCCATTTTTTGTGGTTCAAAGAAAACCAAAGCCGGATGAGGAATTTGCCCATATCGTTTATCCTATAGATTTTAAGAACGAAAACAAAGAGATGCTTTATGGCGCTATAGGATTTGGAAAATTTTTCAATTCTACCATTCATCTTTTTTTGGATACCCCCAATGATAGGTCATTGGTTCAAAAAGTTAATGTCAATAAAAATTTTGCCATACGCTTTCTCAACCAATATAATTTGCAATATGAACTACACAATTCAAAACATGGAGGAAGTTTCTCAAAAAAAACCATAGAATTTGCCCACGAGATTAATGCTGATGTGTTATTGACCCTAACCACCAAGTATATTACCTTTGCCGATTACATGTTGGGGGCTCCCGAACAGAAAACATTGGTTAATCCCTACCAGATACCGGTTATAACTTTTAATCCCAAAGCCAGTTTTGCCTCAGTAGGACAATTTATGTTTGGCCGTACCTAA